DNA from Flavobacteriales bacterium:
GCTGCGCCCTGCAATGCCTCTCCGGCGATCCCGCCTGCATCGCCAGCTGTCTGCAGGACGAAGGCATCCCCCTGGCCGCGGTCTGCCTCACCTGCGTGGAGGAGTACATCGCCTGCACCTTCGACAACTGCCTGATACAATGCCTGGGCAGCGAGGAGGCCTGCCTGGAATGCCAGCTGCAGAGCGGCTGCTTCGCTTCGTTCGCCAGCTGCCTCGGCATGGTGGATGCCGACGGCGATGGCTGGTGGGCCGGCAGCGATTGCGACGATGCCAATGCCGCCATCAATCCCTCCGCGCAGGAGACCTGCGATGGCATCGATAACGACTGCGATGGCACCGTGGACGACAACGCTGGCGATGCCTACTACCCCGATGCGGACGGCGATGGCTTCGGCGACAACGACGCCATGGTCCTCTCGTGCACACCGGTGCCCGGCCTCATCACGCAAGGCGGCGACTGCAACGACAATGACGCCGATGTGAACCCGCTCGGATTGGAGCTCTGCAATGGCCTGGACGATGACTGCGATGGCGAGGTGGATGAGTTCAATGACAGCGATGGCGACGGGCTGGAGGACTGCATCGATCCCTGTCCGGTGAATGCGTTCCTGACGCCGGGCGACGGCTGCGACGATGGCAATGCCGCCACCACCAACGATGCGATCGGCCTCGATTGCCTCTGTGCAGGAACCCCCGTGGCCGCCTGCACCACCGACCTGGACCTGATCTGGCAGCCCGATGGCGTGAGCCTCATCACCTGGGAGCTCCGTGAACAGGGCACCAACGCCTTGGTGCAGGCCGGCGGCGGCATCTACCCCGATGTGAGCCAGTACAGCGAGGCCACCTGCCTGCCCGATGGCTGCTTCTACCTCACCGTGATGGACGAGGGCGGCGACGGCATCGCCGGCGGCGGCTACCAGCTGAAGATCAACAGCGGCGCACGCCTCATCGACAACCTCACCGATGCCTTCGGCAACGGCGGATTCACCAGCGGCGTCTACAGCGAGATCGACGGCCTCGAGGGCTTCTGCCTCCCCCTGGGAAGCGACCGCCTGATCTTCACCAGCTGCGACCGCGTGGACTGGAAGACCAGCCCCTGCGGCGGCGAGTTCGTGGTGGCCAATGACAACCCGGCCGTGAGCGCCCAGTACGGCGTGAGCAACGCCAACAGCGGCTACCAGATGTGGCTCTACAACCCCAACGGCGGCTACAGCTTCAAGCGCTTCCAGAGCCACAGCACTTCCAACGGCCTGCCCGCCGGCGCCACCCGCGCCTGCCACTTCCAGCTCAACAGCTGGAGCGGAAACCAGCTCCAGGAGGGCGTGCTCTACAACGTGAAGGTCCGCGGACGCATCGCCGGCAACTACCTGCCCTGGGGGCCCGCCTGCCGCCTGGTGGTGAACAACGCCGCTGCGCAATGCCCCCGCACCAAGCTCATGGACATCCCCGGCAACCAATACCTGAGCTGCGGACAGACCCGCCCGGTGGGCACCAGCCAGGCCAGCCTGGTGCATGCCAAGCCCGTGCGCCGCATGAACGCCAACTGCAACTGGGTGAGCGCCAACCGCTACCAGTTCCGCTTCCGCCTGCCCGCCGAGGGCTTCGAGCTGGTGAAGAACAGCGCCGTCGGGCAGTACTGGGTGAACACCAACGGACTGCAGTGCGACAAGACCTACGAGGTGGACGTGCGCGCCAGCTTCGATGGCGGCGCCACCTGGTGCCACAGCAGCGATCCCTGGGGCGATGTGTGCCTGCTCACCACCACCTGCAGCAATGCGCTGGTCGGGCAGGGCACCGGCACCGCCGCCGGCACCCTGCGCCTCTACCCCAACCCCAACCAGGGCGACCAGCTGATGCTCAGCCTGAGCGCGGTGGCTGAGGGCGTGCAGACGGTGAGCGTGGACATCTTCGACCTGTTCGGCAAGCGCGTGGCCGCCCGCACCATCCCCGTGCAGGACGGCTTCGTGAACAGCGTGCTGGAACTGAACGGCGAGCTCGCCAACGGCATGTATGTGGTGAGCATCACCGCCGGTGCCGACAGCTACACCGAGCGGCTGGTGATCCAGAGGTAGGCCTCGGCTGAACGGACCCCTGGAGCGCGGCCCCCACCCGAAACGGTGGGGGCCGCTGCGTTAGCGATCGGTCGATCAGGAACCGAGGCGGTCCATCGGTGCACGCGCCGCAGGCGCGCCAGGCCATGAATGACGAAGGCCCGCGCAATGCGCGGGCCTTCCATCAACGGGTGGTCAGGGGCCTCAGGCGGCCTTCTGCTCCGGGGCCTCCTTGGCGCGGCGGCCGCGGTCAACGATGATCCGCGCGTTCCAGTAGGCCCGGTGCAGCGCGGGATCCTCCGTGGCGAAGCGCTCCATCAGCGCATCCAGCCGGGTGGCCAGCAGCCGCTGCGTATCGCGGATCACCAGCACCAGCTCCGTCGTGGCGCCCTTGCGGGCCGTGATGGCCAGGCGCGGCGCCGCCAGCGCGGCCTCGTAGCGCCGGATGGCCTGCTCCAGCGCCTCCAGCCGGGCGGCATCCACGCCATAGTCCGCCAGCGCTGCGCCCACCGCGGTGGCCTCGGCCAGCACCACCTGGCAGTGCCGGGCCACCACACCATCGGCGTGGCGCTCCAGCAGACGGCGCGTCACCGACATCTTGCCGGCGAGCACCATGTTGCCGCTCACCGTCGCATAGGCCAGGGTGCCCTTGGCCACCACCACCGCGGCCTGCATCATGGCCTGCTCGGCGCCCAGCTTGTCGCGGGCAAAGCCGCGCAGGTCCACCACCTGCTTCTCCACGCAGGCCGAGATCGCCAGCAGGTTCGCGCGCAGGTCGCTGGCCGCCGTGCTCAGCGCAGGCACGGTGTCGAAGATGGCATGGTGCTCATCGAGCACTTGGAGTACGGCATTGAACATGTTCGTCCGGGATTCTTGCTGCTTGTTCATGGCGTTGAACGGTTGGGGTTGTTTGCTTGCATTTTCCGTTGGGGGGAGTGAAAGGGGGGTGTCCATTCGTTCGGTCGGTCCGGCACCGCGGGCGGTGCGGCGGCTTGTGCAGTGGCGGCGTTCAGGGTCCCATGGCGCTACGGTTTTAAGGGTGGGTGTATTGCGGCGTTTCTGACCGGTGCAACGGAGCATTGCCCGCCAGGGTTGGCGCTGTTTATCAACGATCGATCGTCAATTCCCGAAATCCGTATGCAGCCATCCGCCCCAACGCCGCGCAACGCCGCAAGCGCAGCCGACCATGAGCGGCGCGCAAGGCGAATCACACCACCCAGCCAGCGGCCTTCGGCACCGGCGCAGACGCCGTTGACAGGCGCGCAGCCGGCTCTGACAGCCATGCAACGCCCGTTGACACCTGCGCAGCGGCCTTTGACACCTGCACAGCGACCTCTGACACCCGCACAGCAGCCTTTGACACCCGCACATCGGCCTTTGACACACGCGCAGCGGCCTTTGACACACGCGCAGCGACCTCTGACACCTGCGCAGCGACCCATGACACCTGCACAGCGGCCTTTGACACCCGCGCATCGGCCTTTGACACCCGCGCAGCAGCCTTTGACACCCGCGCATCGGCCTTTGACACACGCGCAGCGACCTCTGACACCTGCGCAGCGACCCATGACACCTGCACAGCGGCCTTTGACACCTGCGCAGCGGCCTTTGACACCTGCGCAGCGGCCTCTGACACCTGCACAGCGACCCATGACACCTGCGCAGCGGCCTCTGACACCCGCGCAGCGACCATTGACACCCGCGCAGCGACCCATGACACCTACGCAGCGACCCATGACACCCGCGTAGCGGCCTTTGACACCCGTGCAGCGACCCAGGACACCCGCGCAGCCGCGATCGTCACCCCGCCAGCGGCCCCGGGCCATCGCGCAGCCGCCCATGCCAGGGAACCGGCCGCGCACCGCAGCGGCACAGCCCACGCCGCTACCCTTGAATCATCCCCCTGCAATACATTCAACCCGTGACCCTCCCCGACTACCTCTCCGCCCTCGCCAAGCTCCACGCCAGCGGCCGCGCCACCGAGCACAGCTACCGGGGCGACCTCCAGCAGCTATTGACCAGCCTGTGCACAGGCATCACCGTGACCAACGAGCCCCAGCGCATCGCCTGCGGAGCGCCGGACTACATTCTTACTAGGAAGGACATCCCCGTCGGCTACATCGAGGCCAAGGACATCGGGGTGGACATGGACAGCAAGAGCCTCAAGGAGCAGTTCGACCGCTACCGAGGCTCATTGGACAACCTCATCATCACCGACTACCTCGAGTTCCGCTTTTTCCGCAACGGCGAGCACACCAGCACCGTGCGCATCGGGGAGCTGAGCGGCGGCCGCGTGAAGGCGCTGCCCGCAGCCTTCGACCAGTTCACGGCGCTCATCGCCGACTTCGTGGCGTGGCAGGGGCAGACCATCACCAGCCCCAAGAAGCTCGCGAGCATGATGGCCGGCAAGGCCCGCCTGCTGGCCGATGTGATCGAGAAGGCCGTGACCAGCGACGAGGAGACCCGCGCCAACACCGACCTGAAGGACCAGCTGGAAGCCTTCAAGCACATCCTCATCCACGACATCACGCCCAAGGCCTTCGCCGACCTCTACGCGCAGACCATCGCTTACGGCATGTTCGCCGCGCGGCTGCACGACCCCAGCCTGGACAGCTTCAACCGGATGGAGGCCGCTGTGCTCATCCCCAAGAGCAACCCCTTCCTGCGCAAGCTCTTCCACAGCATCAGCGGGCCCGACCTGGACGACCGCATCGTGTGGATCGTGGATGCGCTGGCCGACATCTTCCGCGCCACCGACATCGCCAAGCTGCTCAGCGGCTTCGGCAAGGGCAGCGGCCGCGAGGATGCCTTCATGCACTTCTACGAGGACTTCCTCGCGCAATACGACCCCAAGCTCCGCAAGAGCCGCGGCGTGTGGTACACCCCCGATGCCGTGGTGCGCTTCATCGTGCGTGCGGTGGACGACATCCTGCGCACCGAGTTCGGCCTGCCGATGGGCTTGGCCGATAGCAGCACCGTGCAGATCGAGGTGGATACCGACAACGCCGACAAGCGCACCACAACCGGCAAGCGCCGCGTGAAGAAGACCGTGCACCGCGTGCAGGTCCTCGATCCCGCCACGGGCACCGGTACCTTCCTGGCCGAAGTGGTGCGGCAGGTGCATGCCAAGTTCCAAGGGCAGGAGGGCATGTGGCCGCAGTACGTGGAGCAGCACCTGATCCCGCGCATCAACGGCTTCGAGCTGCTGATGGCCAGCTATGCCATGGCCCACCTGAAGCTTGACCTGGTGCTGCGCGATACCGGCTACGACATGGGCAAGCCGCACGGCACGCCCGGCGCTGCGCCCAAGGGCAGTGAGCAGCAACGCCTGCGCGTCTTCCTCACCAACTCACTGGAAGAGGCCCACCCCGATACCGGCACCCTCTTCGCCAGTTGGCTAAGCCAGGAGGCCAACGAGGCCAATGCCGTGAAGCGCGATACGCCCGTGATGGTGGTGCTGGGGAATCCGCCGTACAGCGGCATCAGCAGTAACATGGGCGAATGGATCAGCGGGCTGATCGAGGACTACAAGTACGTGGATGGCGAGCACTTCGGTGAGCGCAAGCATTGGCTGCACGACGACTATGTGAAGTTCATCCGCTTCGGTGAGCACTTCATTGAGAAGACCGGCGAAGGCGTGCTGGCCTACATCAACAATCATGGCTTCATTGACAATCCCACCTTCCGGGGCATGCGCTGGCACCTGCTGAACACCTTCGATAAGATTTATGTGATCGACCTGCACGGCAATGCCAACAAGAAAGAAGTAGCACCTGATGGACGTAAGGACGAGAACGTGTTCGACATTCAGCAGGGCGTTAGCATCAACTTCTTCGTGCGCACAGCAGAGAAAAGGAAAGGCCAACTTGGTAAAGTCTACCATACGGAACTATGGGGTGCTCGGGAGGACAAGTACAACCAAATGCTTGCCAGCAGTCGTTTGGACTTCAACTTCCAAGAGGTACCCAATGGCGCTCCCT
Protein-coding regions in this window:
- a CDS encoding DNA methyltransferase, whose translation is MTLPDYLSALAKLHASGRATEHSYRGDLQQLLTSLCTGITVTNEPQRIACGAPDYILTRKDIPVGYIEAKDIGVDMDSKSLKEQFDRYRGSLDNLIITDYLEFRFFRNGEHTSTVRIGELSGGRVKALPAAFDQFTALIADFVAWQGQTITSPKKLASMMAGKARLLADVIEKAVTSDEETRANTDLKDQLEAFKHILIHDITPKAFADLYAQTIAYGMFAARLHDPSLDSFNRMEAAVLIPKSNPFLRKLFHSISGPDLDDRIVWIVDALADIFRATDIAKLLSGFGKGSGREDAFMHFYEDFLAQYDPKLRKSRGVWYTPDAVVRFIVRAVDDILRTEFGLPMGLADSSTVQIEVDTDNADKRTTTGKRRVKKTVHRVQVLDPATGTGTFLAEVVRQVHAKFQGQEGMWPQYVEQHLIPRINGFELLMASYAMAHLKLDLVLRDTGYDMGKPHGTPGAAPKGSEQQRLRVFLTNSLEEAHPDTGTLFASWLSQEANEANAVKRDTPVMVVLGNPPYSGISSNMGEWISGLIEDYKYVDGEHFGERKHWLHDDYVKFIRFGEHFIEKTGEGVLAYINNHGFIDNPTFRGMRWHLLNTFDKIYVIDLHGNANKKEVAPDGRKDENVFDIQQGVSINFFVRTAEKRKGQLGKVYHTELWGAREDKYNQMLASSRLDFNFQEVPNGAPYFFFQPKDESAKSDFNAGLALDALFTIGSNGIVTARDEFVLDFERAPLEQRIYDFCDRNLPTGAFQAKYALKENYQWKVDEQRKLVPPLDPSLVTTISYRPFDDRFIYYQENLVFRTRRKLIGHMLAGANVGIVAPGQTRDGFGGFIAKHIIGHKLFSAYDINNIFPLYLYPETTKQTAALSQGVQPNLDAKLVEQLVNGIGLTYRFDANDLWAHGIGKDLTPLDVLDYCYAVLHSPAYRAKYKEFLKSDFPRIPYPTDAKKFRALVKLGARLRQLHLLEDPAVEQFITKYPAAGDNTVSRKMTAKSPGWEATSGRSASGQLGRVWINDLQYFADVPEVAWNFYIGGYQPAQKWLKDRVGRQLTFDDIRHYQRMIVALTETGKCMEEVDTVGVV